A portion of the Burkholderia pseudomultivorans genome contains these proteins:
- a CDS encoding ArnT family glycosyltransferase: protein MPGTAAPSRRRTSVPAPAPHARSSADAELAAAPREAGASVMSGGAATTASRGRVALLGWRAWLLVAVLFCAYALPGVLGHDPWKQDETYTFGIIQHMLETGDFVVPTNAGQPFMEKPPLYAWVATSLAWLLQRVMPLHDAARLASALFAMLAFGFVARAARAASRADSWFDLRVIGPVVLSASTLVVIKHVHDMMTDVALFAGTAMGFCGLLELVMHHVARARQLRHGLPVRPSNRWAAPLFGAGVGIALMAKGLFVPLVFAATLTAVPVLYPACRTRAFARALGVAALVFAPFALIWPTALFMRSETLFLAWFWDNNVGRFFGFSVPELGAENDKPFFILRAFVGVGFPVAPLAIVALARGAWRDWRTPRIALPVLFAGIGLAVLQVSATSRQLYILPFFAPLALVAAQAIDRLPHGLHRAWDYLSRALFGAVVVLAWAIWSVMADPTMSRAHLAPLGRWLPLDWTMPIEPGLVLGALALTLGWLWLLPKLRTTGRWRGALSWGAGALVAWGLVYTLLLPWLDVAKSYRSVFDDLNAHLALEWNDGDCMASLHGLGESEAPMLYYFSGIQHLPIDDAKSTRCTWMIVQGVRAVDPAPGNEWKLFWSGARPGDNDELLRVYVRTPEQHAP from the coding sequence ATGCCTGGAACCGCAGCGCCCAGCCGGCGACGCACGTCCGTGCCCGCCCCGGCCCCGCACGCCCGCTCGAGCGCCGATGCCGAACTTGCCGCCGCCCCGCGCGAGGCCGGCGCCTCCGTGATGAGCGGCGGCGCCGCGACGACGGCGTCGCGCGGCCGTGTCGCGCTGCTCGGCTGGCGGGCCTGGCTGCTGGTCGCCGTGCTGTTCTGCGCGTATGCGCTGCCGGGCGTGCTCGGCCACGACCCGTGGAAGCAGGACGAAACCTATACGTTCGGCATCATCCAGCACATGCTGGAAACGGGCGACTTCGTCGTGCCGACCAACGCCGGCCAGCCGTTCATGGAAAAGCCACCGCTCTACGCATGGGTCGCCACCAGCCTCGCATGGCTGCTGCAGCGCGTGATGCCGCTGCACGACGCGGCGCGGCTCGCGAGCGCGCTGTTCGCGATGCTCGCGTTCGGCTTCGTCGCGCGCGCGGCGCGCGCCGCGAGCCGCGCGGACAGCTGGTTCGACCTGCGCGTGATCGGGCCGGTCGTGCTGAGCGCGAGCACGCTGGTCGTCATCAAGCACGTCCACGACATGATGACCGACGTCGCGCTGTTCGCCGGCACGGCGATGGGGTTCTGCGGGCTGCTCGAACTCGTGATGCATCATGTCGCGCGCGCACGGCAGCTGCGGCACGGGCTGCCGGTGCGGCCGTCGAACCGCTGGGCCGCGCCGCTGTTCGGCGCGGGCGTCGGCATCGCACTGATGGCCAAGGGACTGTTCGTGCCGCTCGTGTTCGCGGCCACGCTCACGGCCGTGCCCGTGCTCTATCCGGCCTGCCGTACCCGCGCGTTCGCGCGTGCGCTCGGCGTCGCCGCGCTCGTGTTCGCGCCGTTCGCACTGATCTGGCCGACCGCGCTATTCATGCGCTCCGAAACGCTGTTCCTCGCGTGGTTCTGGGACAACAACGTCGGCCGCTTCTTCGGCTTCTCGGTGCCCGAACTCGGTGCGGAAAACGACAAGCCGTTCTTCATCCTGCGCGCGTTCGTCGGCGTCGGCTTCCCCGTAGCACCGCTCGCGATCGTCGCGCTCGCCCGCGGCGCATGGCGCGACTGGCGCACGCCGCGCATCGCGCTGCCGGTGCTGTTCGCCGGCATCGGCCTCGCGGTGCTGCAAGTGTCCGCCACCTCGCGCCAGCTCTACATCCTGCCGTTCTTCGCGCCGCTCGCGCTGGTCGCCGCCCAGGCCATCGACCGCCTGCCGCACGGGCTGCATCGCGCCTGGGACTACCTGAGCCGCGCGCTGTTCGGCGCGGTGGTCGTGCTGGCCTGGGCGATCTGGTCGGTGATGGCGGACCCGACGATGTCGCGTGCGCATCTCGCGCCGCTCGGCCGCTGGCTGCCGCTCGACTGGACGATGCCGATCGAGCCGGGCCTCGTGCTCGGCGCGCTCGCGCTGACGCTCGGCTGGCTGTGGCTGCTGCCGAAGCTGCGCACGACCGGTCGCTGGCGCGGCGCGCTGTCGTGGGGTGCGGGCGCGCTCGTCGCGTGGGGGCTCGTCTATACGCTGCTGCTGCCGTGGCTCGACGTCGCGAAGAGCTACCGGTCGGTGTTCGACGACCTGAACGCGCATCTCGCGCTCGAATGGAACGACGGCGACTGCATGGCGAGCCTGCACGGGCTCGGCGAATCGGAAGCGCCGATGCTGTACTACTTCTCGGGCATCCAGCACCTGCCGATCGACGACGCGAAATCGACCCGCTGCACGTGGATGATCGTCCAGGGTGTGCGGGCCGTCGATCCGGCGCCCGGCAACGAATGGAAGCTGTTCTGGTCGGGCGCGCGGCCCGGCGACAACGACGAGCTGCTGCGCGTCTACGTGCGGACGCCGGAGCAGCACGCGCCGTGA
- a CDS encoding DUF924 family protein, whose amino-acid sequence MTNALPAHGAATLDPQAREILDFWFGAPDSAEFGHSRKVWFSGGAAFDALLRARYGALLDAACDGACDHWAESPLGALALIVVLDQFSRNIHRGTPRAFAADPKALALARRIVAAGWDAQLPSGHHRAFAYLPFEHDESAASQREAVRLCAAIRAEAGCEGYHDFALRHAAVIERFGRFPHRNAILGRASTDDEAAFLREPGSSF is encoded by the coding sequence ATGACGAACGCATTACCGGCGCACGGCGCGGCGACGCTCGATCCGCAAGCGCGCGAGATCCTGGATTTCTGGTTCGGCGCGCCGGACTCGGCCGAATTCGGGCACAGCCGCAAGGTCTGGTTCAGCGGCGGCGCGGCGTTCGACGCGTTGTTGCGCGCACGTTACGGCGCGCTGCTCGATGCCGCGTGCGACGGCGCCTGCGACCATTGGGCCGAATCGCCGCTCGGCGCGCTCGCGCTGATCGTCGTGCTCGACCAGTTCTCGCGCAACATCCATCGCGGCACGCCGCGCGCGTTCGCGGCCGATCCGAAGGCGCTCGCGCTCGCACGGCGCATCGTCGCCGCCGGCTGGGATGCGCAGTTGCCGAGCGGGCATCACCGCGCGTTCGCGTACCTGCCGTTCGAGCACGACGAGTCGGCCGCAAGCCAGCGTGAAGCGGTGCGCCTGTGCGCGGCGATTCGCGCCGAGGCCGGTTGCGAGGGCTATCACGACTTCGCGCTGCGGCATGCGGCCGTGATCGAACGCTTCGGCCGCTTTCCGCACCGGAACGCGATCCTGGGCCGCGCGTCGACCGACGACGAGGCCGCGTTTCTGCGCGAGCCCGGTTCGTCGTTCTGA
- a CDS encoding alanyl-tRNA editing protein: MTTQALFREDAYLTHCDAIVEAVGDDGLRLDRTVFYPLGGGQAGDSGTLTLPDGSTIAIADTRKAKFDGATPDDAVHVPAAGQEALATLAPGARVVATIDWTRRYRHMRLHTAAHLMCAVLLYPVDGCSVTADYVRLDFATSDAIDRDAVERRLAELVGGAHPVTTEWITDDEMAARPELVRTMSVKPPMGLGRVRLLRIEGVDLQPCGGTHVRNTSEIGALRVAKLEKKSARTRRLVLEFA; the protein is encoded by the coding sequence ATGACGACACAAGCCCTGTTTCGCGAAGACGCGTATCTCACGCACTGCGACGCGATCGTCGAGGCCGTCGGCGACGACGGCCTGCGGCTCGACCGCACGGTGTTCTATCCGCTCGGCGGCGGCCAGGCCGGCGACAGCGGCACGCTGACGCTGCCCGACGGCAGCACGATCGCGATCGCCGACACGCGCAAGGCGAAGTTCGACGGCGCGACGCCCGACGACGCCGTGCACGTGCCCGCGGCCGGGCAGGAGGCACTGGCGACGCTGGCGCCCGGCGCGCGCGTGGTCGCGACGATCGACTGGACGCGCCGCTACCGGCACATGCGCCTGCATACGGCCGCGCACCTGATGTGCGCGGTGCTGCTGTATCCGGTCGACGGCTGCAGCGTGACGGCCGACTACGTGCGGCTCGATTTCGCGACATCCGATGCGATCGACCGCGACGCGGTCGAGCGGCGTCTCGCCGAACTGGTCGGCGGCGCGCATCCGGTCACGACCGAATGGATTACCGACGACGAGATGGCCGCCCGGCCCGAACTCGTACGCACGATGAGCGTGAAGCCGCCGATGGGGCTTGGCCGCGTGCGGCTGCTGCGCATCGAAGGCGTCGACCTGCAGCCGTGCGGCGGCACGCACGTGCGCAATACGTCGGAGATCGGCGCGCTGCGGGTCGCGAAACTGGAAAAGAAGAGCGCGCGCACGCGGCGCCTCGTACTGGAGTTTGCATGA
- a CDS encoding group II truncated hemoglobin: protein MTDVNDDAPSQPTAFELVGGEARVREMVDRFYDLMDLEPEFAQIRALHPASLDGSRDKLFWFLCGWLGGPDHYISRFGHPRLRARHLPFPIASVERDQWLRCMAWAMEDVGLPEPLRERLMHSFYDTADWMRNRPG, encoded by the coding sequence ATGACCGATGTGAATGACGATGCGCCGTCGCAGCCGACGGCGTTCGAGCTCGTGGGCGGCGAAGCCCGCGTGCGCGAAATGGTGGACCGCTTCTACGACCTGATGGATCTCGAGCCGGAGTTCGCGCAGATTCGCGCGCTGCATCCGGCGTCGCTCGACGGCTCCCGCGACAAGCTGTTCTGGTTCCTGTGCGGCTGGCTCGGCGGCCCCGATCACTACATCAGCCGGTTCGGCCATCCGCGGCTGCGGGCGCGGCACCTGCCGTTCCCGATCGCATCGGTCGAGCGCGACCAGTGGCTGCGCTGCATGGCGTGGGCGATGGAGGATGTCGGCCTGCCGGAGCCGCTGCGCGAGCGGCTGATGCATTCGTTCTACGATACGGCCGACTGGATGCGCAACCGGCCCGGTTGA
- a CDS encoding ABC transporter permease yields the protein MTARDWRAGELTLLVLALVLAVAALTSVGFLADRLRQGLERDARQMLGADFVVRADHPVDPSFDREARALGLRTATTAIFPSMIASTVDEQAGSAPARLAAVKAVSPGYPLRGAVEIQPAGAAIAHKATAIPAPGTVWADPALLDALHLKAGDTVRVGLRTFTVAASISRELDRGFSFVNFSPRLMMRADELAATGLTGYGSRVTYRLLVAGDAPAVARFEAYAHARVDGGKLRGVGLESLQEGQPQVRQTLDRARHFLTLVALLTALLAAVAIAMAAQRYMRRHLDGCATMRCLGVSRRTLGALFALEFTGIGIVSGIAGAALGYGGHWALLSALGGLIDVVLPPPTPWPALIGVGAALVLLLGFALPPLAPLTRVPPVRVLRREWGDASRTAWAAYALGVLLFAGLLIVAAGNLKLGLIVSGGFAGALVGFALIARLVLFAAARAVRNARVAAGVGWRYALASLHRRGTASALQITALALGLMCLLLIAITRNDLVAGWRESTPPDAPNQFLIDIQPDQRDDVAAYLAAHGVRDAVPAPMVRGRLVAINGKPVNPDAYPSDEARRLVDREFNLSYTTELPPDNRVVAGDWFGTASTPQISIEAGLAKTLNVKPGDRLRFDVTGLTVDAPVTSVRKLDWGTFRVNFFVLMPPAVLKDFPAVYLTSFHLPASDAALLDPLIARYPNLTAIDVAPILAQLERMMLQVVGAVQFLFAFTLAAGVLVLYTALAGSRDERVREAALLRALGASRAQVNAVQRAEFVVVGALAGALASAGAIAVGWVLASRVFDFRLAVDPWLVPAGIAAGIACAGAAGWLSLHNVLRRPALQSLRDA from the coding sequence ATGACCGCGCGCGACTGGCGCGCGGGTGAACTGACGCTGCTCGTGCTGGCGCTGGTGCTCGCGGTCGCCGCGCTGACCAGCGTCGGCTTTCTCGCCGACCGGCTGCGCCAGGGGCTCGAACGCGACGCACGCCAGATGCTCGGCGCCGATTTCGTCGTGCGCGCCGATCATCCCGTCGATCCCTCGTTCGACCGCGAGGCGCGCGCGCTCGGCCTGCGCACCGCGACGACCGCGATCTTCCCGAGCATGATCGCGTCGACCGTCGACGAGCAAGCCGGCAGCGCGCCCGCGCGCCTCGCGGCCGTGAAGGCCGTGTCGCCCGGCTATCCGCTGCGCGGCGCGGTCGAGATCCAGCCGGCCGGCGCCGCCATCGCACACAAGGCGACCGCGATTCCCGCGCCGGGCACCGTGTGGGCCGATCCCGCGCTGCTCGACGCGCTGCACCTGAAGGCTGGCGATACCGTGCGCGTCGGGCTGCGCACGTTTACGGTGGCCGCATCGATCTCCCGCGAACTCGACCGCGGCTTCTCGTTCGTCAATTTCTCGCCGCGGCTGATGATGCGCGCCGACGAGCTGGCGGCGACCGGGCTCACGGGCTACGGCAGCCGCGTCACCTACCGGTTGCTGGTCGCCGGCGACGCACCGGCCGTCGCGCGCTTCGAGGCCTATGCGCATGCGCGCGTCGACGGCGGCAAGCTGCGCGGCGTCGGCCTCGAGTCGCTGCAGGAAGGGCAGCCGCAGGTGCGGCAGACGCTCGATCGCGCCCGTCACTTCCTGACGCTCGTCGCGCTGCTGACGGCGCTGCTCGCCGCGGTCGCGATCGCGATGGCCGCGCAGCGCTATATGCGGCGCCATCTCGACGGCTGCGCGACGATGCGCTGCCTCGGCGTGAGCCGCCGCACGCTCGGCGCGCTGTTCGCGCTCGAATTCACCGGGATCGGCATCGTGTCCGGCATCGCCGGCGCCGCGCTCGGCTACGGCGGCCACTGGGCGCTGCTGTCGGCGCTCGGCGGGCTGATCGACGTGGTGCTGCCGCCGCCGACGCCTTGGCCGGCGCTGATCGGCGTCGGCGCGGCGCTCGTGCTGCTGCTCGGCTTCGCGCTGCCGCCGCTCGCGCCGCTCACGCGCGTGCCGCCGGTGCGCGTGCTGCGGCGCGAGTGGGGCGACGCATCGCGCACCGCGTGGGCGGCCTATGCGCTCGGTGTCTTGCTGTTCGCGGGGCTGCTGATCGTCGCTGCCGGCAACCTGAAGCTCGGCCTGATCGTTTCGGGCGGGTTCGCGGGCGCGCTGGTCGGCTTCGCGCTGATCGCGCGGCTCGTGCTGTTCGCGGCCGCGCGCGCGGTGCGCAACGCGCGGGTCGCCGCCGGCGTCGGCTGGCGCTACGCGCTCGCGTCGCTGCACCGGCGCGGCACCGCGAGCGCGCTGCAGATCACCGCGCTCGCGCTCGGCCTGATGTGCCTGCTGCTGATCGCGATCACGCGCAACGACCTGGTGGCCGGCTGGCGCGAGTCGACGCCGCCCGATGCGCCGAACCAGTTCCTGATCGACATCCAGCCCGACCAGCGCGACGACGTCGCGGCCTACCTGGCCGCGCACGGCGTACGCGATGCGGTGCCGGCGCCGATGGTGCGCGGCCGCCTCGTCGCGATCAACGGCAAGCCGGTCAACCCCGACGCATATCCGTCCGACGAGGCGCGCCGGCTCGTCGATCGCGAGTTCAACCTGTCGTATACGACCGAGCTGCCGCCGGACAACCGGGTCGTCGCAGGCGACTGGTTCGGCACCGCATCGACGCCGCAGATCTCGATCGAGGCCGGCCTCGCGAAGACGCTGAACGTGAAGCCCGGCGACAGGCTGCGCTTCGACGTGACCGGGCTGACCGTCGATGCGCCGGTCACGAGCGTGCGCAAGCTCGATTGGGGCACGTTCCGCGTGAACTTCTTCGTGCTGATGCCGCCCGCCGTGCTGAAGGATTTTCCGGCCGTCTATCTGACGAGCTTCCATCTGCCGGCGTCGGACGCCGCGCTGCTCGACCCGCTGATCGCGCGCTATCCGAACCTGACCGCGATCGACGTCGCGCCGATCCTCGCGCAGCTGGAGCGGATGATGCTGCAGGTGGTCGGCGCGGTGCAGTTCCTGTTTGCGTTCACGCTCGCAGCCGGCGTACTGGTGCTGTATACGGCGCTGGCCGGCTCGCGCGACGAGCGCGTGCGCGAGGCCGCGCTGCTGCGCGCGCTCGGCGCGTCGCGCGCGCAGGTCAACGCGGTGCAGCGCGCGGAGTTCGTGGTGGTCGGCGCGCTGGCCGGCGCGCTCGCGTCGGCGGGCGCGATCGCGGTCGGCTGGGTGCTCGCGTCGCGCGTGTTCGACTTCCGGCTCGCGGTCGATCCGTGGCTCGTGCCGGCGGGCATCGCGGCCGGCATCGCATGCGCCGGTGCGGCCGGCTGGCTGAGCCTGCATAATGTGCTGCGGCGCCCCGCGCTGCAGTCGCTGCGCGACGCGTGA
- a CDS encoding DUF4126 domain-containing protein produces MIEAISLGAGLAWASGLRLYLTVLIAGVLARFGWLHLPDTLAVLTSPWVIGAAAVLAVTEFLADKIPAFDSLWDAVHTFIRIPAGAVLAAGALGHADPTVLAVAGLAGGSLAGAAHVAKAGTRALINLSPEPVSNWVASSTEDGLVFGGLALAFFVPLVFLVLLVAFIAASAWALPRLWRGVSGGFRGMANHMVSRINAIGGKRD; encoded by the coding sequence ATGATCGAAGCCATTTCGCTCGGCGCGGGGCTCGCATGGGCGAGCGGCCTGCGTCTGTACCTGACGGTGCTGATCGCCGGCGTGCTCGCGCGCTTCGGCTGGCTCCATCTGCCCGATACGCTGGCTGTCCTCACGTCGCCGTGGGTCATCGGCGCCGCGGCCGTGCTGGCCGTCACCGAATTCCTCGCCGACAAGATTCCCGCCTTCGACTCGCTGTGGGATGCCGTCCATACGTTCATCCGCATCCCGGCCGGCGCGGTGCTCGCGGCCGGCGCGCTCGGCCACGCCGATCCGACCGTGCTCGCGGTCGCGGGGCTCGCCGGCGGCTCGCTCGCCGGCGCCGCGCATGTCGCGAAGGCCGGCACCCGCGCGCTGATCAACCTGTCTCCGGAACCGGTCTCCAACTGGGTCGCGTCGTCCACCGAGGACGGCCTCGTATTCGGCGGGCTCGCGCTCGCCTTTTTCGTGCCGCTCGTGTTCCTGGTGCTGCTCGTCGCATTCATCGCCGCGTCGGCGTGGGCGCTGCCGCGCCTGTGGCGCGGCGTGTCGGGCGGTTTTCGCGGGATGGCGAACCACATGGTCTCGCGCATCAACGCGATCGGAGGCAAGCGCGATTGA
- the sugE gene encoding quaternary ammonium compound efflux SMR transporter SugE: MAWVWLFIAGLLEVAWAAGMKSSQGFTRLGPSVFTIVTALASFGLLAVAMRQLPLGTAYAVWTGIGAVGAFVFGIVMMGEALTVARVASAVLIVMGLIGLKLSSAA, translated from the coding sequence ATGGCGTGGGTATGGTTGTTTATTGCCGGTTTGCTGGAAGTGGCCTGGGCGGCCGGCATGAAATCGTCGCAGGGTTTCACGCGGCTCGGGCCGTCGGTATTCACGATCGTGACGGCGCTGGCCAGCTTCGGGCTGCTTGCGGTCGCGATGCGCCAGCTGCCGCTCGGCACCGCCTATGCGGTATGGACCGGCATCGGCGCAGTCGGCGCGTTCGTGTTCGGCATCGTGATGATGGGCGAGGCGCTGACCGTCGCGCGCGTCGCGAGCGCCGTGCTGATCGTGATGGGGCTGATCGGCCTGAAACTGTCGTCGGCCGCGTAA
- a CDS encoding DUF333 domain-containing protein translates to MLVRFAVSCALALAVSGALAQPLPPGQQPAQTSRPALPNPASVNCEKLGGRHVIRSLPRGQVGMCVFKDGRVCEEWALYRDDRCVGGVAPKRVSN, encoded by the coding sequence ATGCTCGTCCGTTTCGCTGTCTCCTGCGCACTGGCGCTTGCCGTGTCCGGCGCGCTCGCGCAACCGCTGCCGCCGGGGCAGCAGCCGGCCCAGACGTCCCGGCCGGCGCTGCCCAATCCCGCGTCGGTCAACTGCGAGAAGCTCGGCGGCCGGCACGTGATCCGCAGCCTGCCGCGCGGGCAGGTCGGGATGTGCGTGTTCAAGGACGGCCGCGTGTGCGAGGAGTGGGCGCTGTACCGCGACGACCGCTGCGTCGGCGGTGTCGCGCCGAAGCGCGTGTCCAACTGA